The genomic window GATGATGACCAAACGAGAAGGGATAGCTTAACCATGCTGCTTAACATGTGTAACGATATGGAGTGTGTAGGTGCCTTTGTGAGTGCGGCAAATGCTGTTGCTAATGTACAAGCCACACAGCCAGATATGGTGCTCATGGATATTGATATGCCACTTGGAGATGGCATTACTGGCACTAAAAAAATAAAGCAAAATTTTCCAGACCTGATTGTAATTATGCAAACTGTTTTTGATGATAGCCAGCATATTTTTGAAGCGATTAAGGCTGGTGCCAACGGTTATTTACTGAAAAAGACATCTCCTGATAAACTTTTAGAGCAAATTAGAGAAGCTTTTCAGGGTGGTGCACCTATGACGGGAGCGGTGGCTATTAAAGTGCTAGATTTTTTAGGGAAGAACCAATTCCTACTTCTTACGATTTAACTGAAAAGGAAAAAAATATCCTAAAACTGTTGGTAGAAGGCCATAGCTATAAAATGATAGCTGCTAAAAGTGGGATATCTTATTTTACGGTATGCAACCACATCAAAAAAATCTATGATAAGTTACATGTAAACAGCGCAACCGAAGCTGTTGGTATGGCCATAAAACAAAGGTTGGTATAAAAAAAAGTATCAATTTAGCTATTAATTTATTGGTCAATTCTCTTGGTTTGTCAAGTTTTCTGTAGCTAGTTTTAGCTATTGATGTCAAATTTTGTTTGTGTTTTATTTGTCGTTAGACAAGTTGTGTCTGCTTTGTGTGTTTTTGCAAAGGTAGATTTCGCTTTTTTAACAAAATATTTCACTAATTGACATGTTAAAACGCTACAAAATTGGCTTATCGCCTTTAAGTCTCTCTATCTCTAAAAGTAAATTGAATTTTACTGGATTTTTATTCCTTGTGATTTTGGTTTTTTGTGGTGCAACTCCTTTTGGGGTTATGGCGCAGCAAAAACCAAATATTAGCTATGCCCAAAGTAGTTTTACTTTTACTAAAGGTATTACCGTAAGTGGTTTTTCTGGGCCGAGTAACAGTGGTGGCACAGTGCCCGCCAAAATTAGGGGCGGCGTAGAGGAGTCCGTTGGCTTGGGCGAATACAACGCCAGCAAAATCAGCAAAACTGGAGATGGTAACTTAATCTCTCTTTTATTAGGTACCGACAAGATACAAGAGGTAAACCTAACTTCAAAAACCATAACTAGAACACGCGACAAGAGAGATAAGCCTTGGGCGGTAGTGAAAGATAGCAAAGGAAATGTATACTGGACTGAAACAGGCTCATATAAAGTTATTGCCAATCCTGATGCGCAAGATGCAATTAGCTATGCCAGTCAGGGTTTGGCTATTGGGGGCGAGATTGCACCTGGTAAATTGGGTTCGGCGCTTTCTTTCTATAACAACGTAAGTGACCTTTATTCGGCTTTTACTGGTGGGGGAGATTTGTTACGTGATGTAAGTGGCGTAGAAGAACCTCCTAAATATATCCTAGAATTTTCTGGAAGAATTTACAAACTGGCTCCCGGTGCTGCCGAACCTACTGTTTTTTTAGATAAAGTTCAAGTGCCAACAGGTTTGGCTATAGATCAAAACGATAATCTTTTTGTATCATGCTTTACTGCTAATTTTACAGTTAAGGGAGGCATATCTTTCTCGGGCGGGTCTATTGAAAAAGTAGATGATGAGGAGGGCACCTACAACGCAAAGATCATCAAAGTTACGCCTACCGCTCAGGTAAGTGATGTAGGTACATGGACAGGGATTGATTACCCTAACCAGATTGGGATTGATGCCCAAGGCAACTTAACCGTGATGTACAATTATGGTAACAACATGGAAGACATCGGCTTTGCCAGGATAAGAAAATATCCGGTAGGGCAAAGTACCGGGGACACTTATAAAACTGCTACCTTTTTATTTCAGGCTGGCACTAGGTTGGATCAAAATAGACCCGTTTACCAAGATTTAGCGGTAGACGCTGCCGGAAATGTTTACTTGTCTGATTTTTATGCGGATAAGATCTGGATGTTGCCGGTAGGGGGAACTTCTTCAAACGATTTGCAGGTTTTCTCTCAAAATGCGCTTTCGCCAGTTGCACTTTATATAGATGCCACTAACAACCAGCTTTGGGTTAAGGAAGGTAAATTTGTGAGCACTGGAGCCATCAAAAAATTAAGTTTGTATGGTTATAGTGTAAGCCCAAGCTTGCCTACGGGGTTAACCTTAAATACCAATGGTACAATTAGCGGTACGGCTAGTGCAGTAAGTGCAAATAAGCAATATGCCATTGTTGCTAGTAATGCGGCAGGTTATGCCAAAACAAATATCAATATAGAGGTAAAACAGATAGCGGCGCCACAATTGAGTTATGCCACTTCTACTTATAATTTACCCATTGCTCAAGCGGCAAATATTCCTACGCCAAACAATAGTGGCGGCTCGTTTAACCAACAAATTGGCCCTTTAACGGTAGCCGATGTTTATAAAGGCGGAACCAAAATGCAGGGCTTTGCGTTTGATGGCAACGGCAATAAGTTTTTTGTACAGCCAGATTCGAGCCGTATCATAAAGATAGATGCTACTGGAAAAGCCTCTGTTTTCTTGTCTAACCTTAACAAACCATCTGATATTGCAATAGATAGAAACAACGGAACTTTTTATTTCTCGCAAATTAACGGTAACGAAGTAAGTTTAAGTGCCATGTATGCTGGCTTTGATCGTCCAACGGATTTAACCAAAGGCTCTGTAGCTGGTTTAGCTATAGATGCCAGCGGAAATGTGTACACCGCTTTGCAGGGCAATGGAGATATCTATAAGTTTACTCCAGCTACGGCACAATATTTAAAAATAGTTACAGGTTTAAATCAGCCTAAAAGTATTGCCATATCTGGCGATAACCTTTATATCTTAAACATTTATGGGTTATTGCAAAAAACATCATTAAGTAATCCGGGTACGCCTACCACAGTGGCTACGGTTACCAATGGCTACGAGGTAGATGCAGATGATTATGGTAATGTATATGTAGCGGCAGCTACTTATGTGTACAAGATTGCACCTGGCAGTACCACGCCCGAAGCTCAACACTTAAATGGTTGGTATTTTTCTGGCTTAGGTGTAGATAGGGATAACAACCTTTATGTAGCGCCAGTACAATCGGGTAGTGCCGAGTTTAAGGCGGTAAAAATTACTTCGGGTGGTTTTACCATTTCTCCGGCATTGCCAGCAGGTTTAACCTTTAATGCCAATGGTACAATTACGGGTACGCCAACAGGTATTGCCGCTTCCAAAGCGTATACGGTTAGTGCATCAAACCCTTTGGGCAGTTCTAGTGCTACGGTAAATATTGCCGTTGTAAACGTGGCTACTACTGGTCTTCAATATACTTTTCCAACGGTGCTTAACAAAGGCGTACCAATGGCTGCGGTAACCCCAACGGTTACAGGTGGTAAGCCAGATAGCTTTAGTATTTCTCCAGCGTTGCCTGCCGGACTTTCTATGAACACCACAACAGGTGTAATTTCTGGTACGCCAAGTACTAATGAAAACAGTGCAACCTATACTATAACCGCAAATAATACTGCGGGCAATAAAACGGCAACCATTACCTTTTCGGTAAGAGAACTGCCTCCTTCATCATTACAATATGCCTTTGCTAGTACCACACTTAATAGAGATATAGCTGTATCGGTAACACCTACGGTTATCGCAGGTGCAGGTGTAAGTTACTCGGTAAGCCCTGCTTTGCCTACGGGTTTAACCCTAAATACTTCTACCGGAGCAATATCGGGAACACCTACGGTAATTACGGCGGCAAAAACATATACCATTACCGCCACCAACAACGGTGGCAGCACTCAGCTTAACCTCAATTTATCGGTTAAGTTAGATCCACCATCAAACTTAGTGTATACATTTGACGGCAACCTACTAAGAGATGTTGTTTTTACAGCTGTAACACCAACCTACAATGGTAGTGGGGTAACTGGTTTTACTGTAAATCCGGCACTTCCGGCAGGTTTAACTTTGAACCCAACAACAGGTGTAATTTCTGGAACGCCTACTGCCATTACTACCTCAACTAATTATACAGTAACAGCCACCAATGATGCCGGCACTACAAATAGAACATTTGCTATATCCGTAAGAGTAGATCCTCCGGTTAACTTAAAGTATGATTTTGCGCATACCAACATCTTACGTAACACTACCATTCCATCGGTTACGCCTACTTATAGTGGTAGTAGGGTAGCTACTTTTACCATTAATCCGGCTTTGCCAACAGGATTAAGTATTAATGCGAGCACAGGTGTGATATCGGGTACGCCAACTGTTTTAAGTTCTTCTACCAACTATACCGTAACTGCCACTAATGATGGAGGAAAGTTTACTACAGTATCTTTCTCATTGTCGGTTACAGAATTGGCACCTACTAATTTGCAGTATGCTTTTATAAGTTCGCAACTACTTAGAGGGCTTGAATTAGCGCAGGTTAGACCTAACTACAGCGGTGGTACAGCAACCCTGTTTACGGTAAGTCCAAGTTTGCCAAGCGGTTTAACTTTAAATAGCAGCACAGGTGTGATATCGGGTACACCAAATGCCATTACGGCAAATGCCAGTTATACAGTTACTGCAAGTAATACGGCGGGTAGCACTACCTTTAGTTTTCCATTATTGGTAAAGGTAGATCCACCAACAAATTTACGCTACGATTTTAGGGATACCGATTTACAAAAGGATGTGTTGTTGCCAAATTATCCTCCAAAATACTCGGGCAGTCCTGCTATTTCGTTTAGCGTTAGTCCAAGCTTGCCTGCGGGTCTGTCTTTCAGTACCACCACAGGTTTAATAACGGGTACACCAACAGCTTTAAGCAGTGTAACTACGTATACCGTTACAGCTAATAATGACGGTGGTTCTACCTCTGTCTCTTTCCCGTTATCGGTTTCGCGTATTCCAATTCCAGAAATAACGTATGCTAACGATACTTATAAATTTACAAAAGGTACGCCAATCACTACTATCGCAGCACCTAATAATACTGGCGTAGTTTTTCCTCAACAGCGTATTGGCGAGGCTGTTTATACAGGCTTGGTTAGTCCAACAGGAGTGGCTACAGATCCTTTTGGTAATACCTATATCGCCGATTTTGAAGGTGGTAATATCAAGATCAAACGATTAGACAAAGGAGCTTCGCAAATGGTAGATTTTGTGACTTCTGGCGTAGGTACTACAGCAGCGTATGATTTAGCTGCCGATGTTTCTGGAAATATTTACGTTTCGGTAGGTACGGTAATTAAAAAAATTACACCTTCTAAAGTAGTTAGCGATTTTGCTACTGGATTAAACAATATTACAGGCCTGTTTATTGATGCCAATAATGATCTTTACGCCGCAGAATATAGTTTAGGCCAAGTTATCAAATACACAGATTGTGACGTAGCAACAAAAGCCATTAAACTTACTGGTCTTAATGTTGGCGCCACATTGGTTACTCCTGCCGAAAACCCAAGAGATATTGTGGTTGACAGACAAAAGAATATTTATGTGCTACAAGCTAGTTTATTATCTGATAACCGTGTAGCCTTTATGTTCTTGTACAAATATTTTGCATCAGATGATTATGTGAAAGTAACCAGACACCGAGTAATTACTTCGGTAGATTATAGCAGTTACATGATTATTGATGGTAGAGATAATTTGTATATAGGTACAGATGCAAATAGCATTATTGTGCTGAATAACTACATAGATGGTGGTAAAAGACTGGTTTCTCAATTAACTACGGGTAAAACTAGGGGCTTGTCTTTAGATGCAGATCAAAACGCATTTTATGCACTTAGCGCAACTAATAGCGCACTTGGCAAGGCTTCTCAATTTGGCTATAATACCACAGGTCTGCCAGCTGGGTTGAGCTTAAATGCCAATGGTACCGTAACCGGAACACCAACTAACGTTCAGTCGCAGGGTAACTTCTTAATTACTGCCTCTTCATTTTATGGTGTAAGTACCGATACCTTGAAAATTGCCGTAGTAGACACTATTCCAAGTTTCAATTATGCACAGCCAAATCAGGTGTTAACTGCGGGTGTAAGCAATTTGAATATGGTTCCAACAAGAACCGGAGGCCCAGTTACTTCTTACTCTGTATCGCCTACGCAATTGCCTTTAGGAATTACCTTTACACCAGCCACGGGTGCCTTTACAGGAACGCCAACAAAATTACAAGATGCGATTAGCACCTATGTAGTTTCGGCAACTAATACTGGAGGTACAGGCAAAGACACGGTTACCTTTAAGGTGGTAGATAGAGAACCAACTAACCTAGTTTATCCATCGTCTTATGTGGCCATCATTAACCAACAATTTAAAGGTTCGGCTGGCACTACTTCTGGTGGAGCTGTAACCAAGTGGAGTATTTCGCCGGCATTGCCTGATGGTTTATTTATTGATACCCTTAGCGGCATTATACAAGGATATCCAATAGTTACCCGTGCAGCAGCTAATTATACCGTAAAGGCCGAAAATAGTGGCGGCTTTACAACGGCAATTGTAAATGTGGAGGTTAGGGATTTGCCACCTAACATCTCGTATGCTATTCAAAATAATTTTAAATTTAAAAAGGGAGATGCCATTACCCCAATTGCACCGCCAGATAATGCCGGAGGGCCGATTGTATCTTACAGCATTTCTGGATTGCCTACCGGTTTAACCTTAAATGCCAACGGCTCTATCACAGGAACGCCAACACAGTTGAAACAGAGTACCGAATATCGTGTAATTGCAGATGGAGGGCAGTGGGGAAGAGATACGACGACTTTAAATATCGAAGTGGTTTCTTTGCCGCCTAATTCTATAGCTTACAATACCCCTGTAACTATCATCAAAGGTAGTGCTATACCTAACATTGCACCAACGTACACTTCTACAGGTGGCGATCCGGTTGAGCGTTTTACCATTACGCCAGATTTGCCATCAGGTTTAAGTATCAACCCTACAACAGGGGTAATTAGCGGACAGCCTACACAAATCTTGAACACCAATGGTCAGCTGTATTACATTACCGCCGAAAACGGCGCAGGTAGTAAAAATGCTACTTTGGTATTTATATTGAAAGATTTGGCTCCTGCCATTAGCTACAATAACAATAACGTATTTACCAAAGGAACTGCAGCTACCTTAAATGTAAACTCTACAGGCGGTGCGGTTACTAAATATAAGATTTCGCCAGCTTTACCTCAAGGTTTATCGCTTGATACCGTAAGTGGGGTAATATCGGGTAATCCAAGTGCCTTAAATGTAAGAACACAATATACCATCACGGCAAGTAACTATGGTAATCCCGATGCAACTTCATCATTCTATATTACTATAATAGACAGGCAGCCGGCTATTAGCTATACTACACCGCAAAACCTTACCAGAACAGTAGCCATTTCTCCTATCTCGGTAACTTCTACTGGTGGCCAAGTGGTACAGTATACGGTAAGCCCTGCTTTACCTGCCGGATTAAGTTTAAATGCAACTACAGGCGAGATTAGCGGCACACCAACCGCCAGTGCTGCGGCTAGAAATTATACCATTACAGCAACCAATACAGGAGGAAATGCTACTGCTGTAGTTAACCTATCTGTAACTAATGCCAAGCCAATTATTACTTACAATAGTGCCAATGTTTTAATTAAAAACGAACCTGTTGCCAATTTCGAGCCAAGTTCTACTGGCGGTAACCAAGCTACATTTACCATTAGTCCAGCATTGCCTGCCGGATTAAGCCTAAATGCGCAAACTGGAACAATTACTGGTGCACCAACAGATACTACTGCCTTAAAAACCTACACCGTAACAGCCATAAATGATGGTGGGCAAGATGAGGCAACGTTTTCAATTAAAGTAAATGATAAGCCACCAGGCAACATTACTTATGCAGAATTAACGGATGATTTTTATGTGGGTTATGCCATAACTCCGTTAACGCCACAGGTAGCAGCGGGAGGCGGTACTATTGCTCGCTACGCTATTTCGCCAACTAATTTAGCGCCCGGATTAAGTTTCAATACCACTACTGGTGTGCTTAGTGGTACACCAACATCAGATTACGTGAGAACTACTTATACCATTTCGGCACACAATTCTGGTGGTACCAGTCAAACCACTATTACCTTTGCCGTAATTAAACTTTCGGCTACGGTAAGTAAAACCGATGTAAAATGTAATGGTAGCCAAACCGGCACCGCAACTGCAACAGTGGTTGGTGGTAAAGCACCTTACAGATATGCTTGGTCGCCAAGGGGCGGAAGCGCAGCAACAGCAGAAGGCCTAAGTGCTGGAACCTACACCGTAACCATAACCGATGCAAATAATACAGTAATCACTAGAACGGTACTTATAGAAGAACCAAGTGCTTTGGTAATTACCAATTTAACTAAGGTAGATAATCAAGCTTTTGGTGCTAGTAACGGCAGTGCAACTGCAACGGTAAGTGGTGGTGTTGCACCTTATACCTACGCTTGGGCCGGCAACGCAAGTACGAGTGCAACGGCTACCAATTTGGCCGAAGGCACTTATACCTTAACTGTTACCGATGCCAACAATTGTAGTGTAGTTAGAGAGGTGTTTATTGATGCGCCGCCAGCGGTACCAACCAATTTAACCGCACAAGCGGGCAATACCCGAAATACTTTAACTTGGGCTGCCAATACAGAAACAGATTTGGCCAGCTATAAAGTGTACGGAGGCACTACCGCTAATCCAACAGCGCTGCTACAAGTGCTTACAGCGCCAATAGCAACTTACACGCATCAAAATTTAACCAACGGAACCACCTATTACTATCGCATTACCGCAGTAGATAAAGCAGGTTTCGAAAGTGCTTACAGCATTTCGGCAACGGCAACGCCACAAGGAGAGCAAAACATCACATTTGCACCTTTGGTAGCCAAAACTTACGGCGATGCCGATTTTAGTGCTGGCGCTACTGCTAGCTCGGGACTAACGATAAGCTACAGTTCGGATAATTTGGACGTTGCTACTATTGTTGCGGGCAAAGTTCGTATTGTTGGCGCAGGTACGGCTAATATTACCGCTTCGCAAAGTGGCAATACAGCTTGGTTGGCAGCAGCTAGTCAGGTACAGCAG from Pedobacter sp. SL55 includes these protein-coding regions:
- a CDS encoding response regulator — its product is MDNQIKKRVVIFDDDQTRRDSLTMLLNMCNDMECVGAFVSAANAVANVQATQPDMVLMDIDMPLGDGITGTKKIKQNFPDLIVIMQTVFDDSQHIFEAIKAGANGYLLKKTSPDKLLEQIREAFQGGAPMTGAVAIKVLDFLGKNQFLLLTI
- a CDS encoding putative Ig domain-containing protein translates to MLKRYKIGLSPLSLSISKSKLNFTGFLFLVILVFCGATPFGVMAQQKPNISYAQSSFTFTKGITVSGFSGPSNSGGTVPAKIRGGVEESVGLGEYNASKISKTGDGNLISLLLGTDKIQEVNLTSKTITRTRDKRDKPWAVVKDSKGNVYWTETGSYKVIANPDAQDAISYASQGLAIGGEIAPGKLGSALSFYNNVSDLYSAFTGGGDLLRDVSGVEEPPKYILEFSGRIYKLAPGAAEPTVFLDKVQVPTGLAIDQNDNLFVSCFTANFTVKGGISFSGGSIEKVDDEEGTYNAKIIKVTPTAQVSDVGTWTGIDYPNQIGIDAQGNLTVMYNYGNNMEDIGFARIRKYPVGQSTGDTYKTATFLFQAGTRLDQNRPVYQDLAVDAAGNVYLSDFYADKIWMLPVGGTSSNDLQVFSQNALSPVALYIDATNNQLWVKEGKFVSTGAIKKLSLYGYSVSPSLPTGLTLNTNGTISGTASAVSANKQYAIVASNAAGYAKTNINIEVKQIAAPQLSYATSTYNLPIAQAANIPTPNNSGGSFNQQIGPLTVADVYKGGTKMQGFAFDGNGNKFFVQPDSSRIIKIDATGKASVFLSNLNKPSDIAIDRNNGTFYFSQINGNEVSLSAMYAGFDRPTDLTKGSVAGLAIDASGNVYTALQGNGDIYKFTPATAQYLKIVTGLNQPKSIAISGDNLYILNIYGLLQKTSLSNPGTPTTVATVTNGYEVDADDYGNVYVAAATYVYKIAPGSTTPEAQHLNGWYFSGLGVDRDNNLYVAPVQSGSAEFKAVKITSGGFTISPALPAGLTFNANGTITGTPTGIAASKAYTVSASNPLGSSSATVNIAVVNVATTGLQYTFPTVLNKGVPMAAVTPTVTGGKPDSFSISPALPAGLSMNTTTGVISGTPSTNENSATYTITANNTAGNKTATITFSVRELPPSSLQYAFASTTLNRDIAVSVTPTVIAGAGVSYSVSPALPTGLTLNTSTGAISGTPTVITAAKTYTITATNNGGSTQLNLNLSVKLDPPSNLVYTFDGNLLRDVVFTAVTPTYNGSGVTGFTVNPALPAGLTLNPTTGVISGTPTAITTSTNYTVTATNDAGTTNRTFAISVRVDPPVNLKYDFAHTNILRNTTIPSVTPTYSGSRVATFTINPALPTGLSINASTGVISGTPTVLSSSTNYTVTATNDGGKFTTVSFSLSVTELAPTNLQYAFISSQLLRGLELAQVRPNYSGGTATLFTVSPSLPSGLTLNSSTGVISGTPNAITANASYTVTASNTAGSTTFSFPLLVKVDPPTNLRYDFRDTDLQKDVLLPNYPPKYSGSPAISFSVSPSLPAGLSFSTTTGLITGTPTALSSVTTYTVTANNDGGSTSVSFPLSVSRIPIPEITYANDTYKFTKGTPITTIAAPNNTGVVFPQQRIGEAVYTGLVSPTGVATDPFGNTYIADFEGGNIKIKRLDKGASQMVDFVTSGVGTTAAYDLAADVSGNIYVSVGTVIKKITPSKVVSDFATGLNNITGLFIDANNDLYAAEYSLGQVIKYTDCDVATKAIKLTGLNVGATLVTPAENPRDIVVDRQKNIYVLQASLLSDNRVAFMFLYKYFASDDYVKVTRHRVITSVDYSSYMIIDGRDNLYIGTDANSIIVLNNYIDGGKRLVSQLTTGKTRGLSLDADQNAFYALSATNSALGKASQFGYNTTGLPAGLSLNANGTVTGTPTNVQSQGNFLITASSFYGVSTDTLKIAVVDTIPSFNYAQPNQVLTAGVSNLNMVPTRTGGPVTSYSVSPTQLPLGITFTPATGAFTGTPTKLQDAISTYVVSATNTGGTGKDTVTFKVVDREPTNLVYPSSYVAIINQQFKGSAGTTSGGAVTKWSISPALPDGLFIDTLSGIIQGYPIVTRAAANYTVKAENSGGFTTAIVNVEVRDLPPNISYAIQNNFKFKKGDAITPIAPPDNAGGPIVSYSISGLPTGLTLNANGSITGTPTQLKQSTEYRVIADGGQWGRDTTTLNIEVVSLPPNSIAYNTPVTIIKGSAIPNIAPTYTSTGGDPVERFTITPDLPSGLSINPTTGVISGQPTQILNTNGQLYYITAENGAGSKNATLVFILKDLAPAISYNNNNVFTKGTAATLNVNSTGGAVTKYKISPALPQGLSLDTVSGVISGNPSALNVRTQYTITASNYGNPDATSSFYITIIDRQPAISYTTPQNLTRTVAISPISVTSTGGQVVQYTVSPALPAGLSLNATTGEISGTPTASAAARNYTITATNTGGNATAVVNLSVTNAKPIITYNSANVLIKNEPVANFEPSSTGGNQATFTISPALPAGLSLNAQTGTITGAPTDTTALKTYTVTAINDGGQDEATFSIKVNDKPPGNITYAELTDDFYVGYAITPLTPQVAAGGGTIARYAISPTNLAPGLSFNTTTGVLSGTPTSDYVRTTYTISAHNSGGTSQTTITFAVIKLSATVSKTDVKCNGSQTGTATATVVGGKAPYRYAWSPRGGSAATAEGLSAGTYTVTITDANNTVITRTVLIEEPSALVITNLTKVDNQAFGASNGSATATVSGGVAPYTYAWAGNASTSATATNLAEGTYTLTVTDANNCSVVREVFIDAPPAVPTNLTAQAGNTRNTLTWAANTETDLASYKVYGGTTANPTALLQVLTAPIATYTHQNLTNGTTYYYRITAVDKAGFESAYSISATATPQGEQNITFAPLVAKTYGDADFSAGATASSGLTISYSSDNLDVATIVAGKVRIVGAGTANITASQSGNTAWLAAASQVQQLTVNKRNLTLTATAKDKVYDGERTAEVTLADNRLAGDELTITYAASLFNNKNVGVGKNVTVSGINITGTHADRYAYSTTVVTTADVTPKTLTVTATANNKVYDGNANAEVTLTDNRLNGDVFETAFTTASFNNKNVGTAKAVTVKGVSIAGTDAGNYTTGTTVATTANITPKALSISASGINKVYDATTNAAVTLSDNRVAGDVLTTQYTTAAFDNKNVGTAKTVTVNGLSVSGVDAANYAINTNATTTANVTARALTVTAAGINKTYDGSFTATVNLTDNRVTGDELTAAYSFAIFDDKNVGVNKSVAVFGISISGTDAPNYSVNATANTVATIARKTLTITAENKTKIQGLPMPAFTVTYDGFVNGENNSLLNTQVSLTTAATNISPEGTYPIVAASALAQNYEIVHVNGVLTVLPGTPTDIALSQALFLENSATGTSVGTLGSTAPDPNAIFTYTLVAGIGAADNSKFAIDGNVIKSAAVLDYETQNSFNIRIRTTTQYGSSFEKELTINLTDVNEIPTLADIANQTICYTTSQQTVNLTGISTGPETSQTARVTVTSDNSALFSSLTAGNVNGTSAQLNYRVASGKSGVANVTVTITDNGGTANGGVNTISKVFVVTVNPLPQVTITSDLGTSFSKGQTATLVATGGVSYQWSGPLGMIGDRNTNTLKVRPEQASSTYTVTVTSEYGCVSTESITLSVQEDIQQIAGTNIITPNGDGVNDNLIIKNVDLYQDNQLDVYDRAGRKIYSKARYQNEWDGRLNGLPLAEGTYYYIIEFKNVGKYKGFITIIKD
- a CDS encoding LuxR C-terminal-related transcriptional regulator yields the protein MIAAKSGISYFTVCNHIKKIYDKLHVNSATEAVGMAIKQRLV